A stretch of Komagataella phaffii GS115 chromosome 2, complete sequence DNA encodes these proteins:
- a CDS encoding One of two (see also PTH2) mitochondrially-localized peptidyl-tRNA hydrolases — MLRSIARQLHTISVDNGKPPLLVLASIGNPESSFRGTRHSIGHHILNRLKQIYQADEQLTIDKNKFYYNRREEPQVLFYQSNSLMNLSGKPISKAFKSVHKWTDEYNPVLVILHDELDCPVGKFKTRRQMSSHRGHNGLRSINQHMGGGFTTISIGIDRPESKSSNAVASYVLAKVPPHDLERIDRTIPSIQKTVEDMKLGKLIFDTNPNYKG, encoded by the coding sequence ATGCTGAGATCAATTGCAAGGCAACTACATACAATAAGTGTAGATAATGGCAAGCCTCCTCTGTTGGTTCTAGCGTCTATTGGTAATCCCGAATCGTCATTTAGAGGCACTCGACACTCCATAGGACACCATATTCTCAATAGATTGAAACAAATCTATCAGGCAGATGAGCAGTTGACGATCGACAAAAACAAGTTCTACTACAATAGACGGGAAGAGCCACAAGTGCTCTTTTACCAGAGCAACTCCCTCATGAATTTATCAGGGAAGCCCATATCAAAAGCTTTCAAATCTGTGCATAAGTGGACGGATGAGTACAACCCAGTATTAGTCATACTGCATGATGAACTGGATTGTCCGGTtggaaaattcaaaactAGAAGGCAAATGTCTTCTCATAGGGGTCATAACGGTCTAAGATCCATAAACCAACACATGGGAGGCGGGTTTACGACTATATCAATTGGAATAGATAGGCCTGAAAGCAAGAGCTCAAATGCGGTCGCAAGTTATGTCCTTGCTAAAGTTCCTCCACATGACTTGGAACGCATAGATAGAAcaattccttcaattcAGAAGACAGTAGAAGACATGAAGTTGGGAAAATTGATCTTCGATACGAATCCCAATTATAAAGGGTAG
- a CDS encoding Cystathionine beta-synthase, catalyzes the synthesis of cystathionine from serine and homocysteine, whose translation MSDNNQPLPPVSNSILEHIGKTPLVKLNRIPKILNLKPQVYAKVELFNSGGSIKDRIALRMVEQAEKEGRIKPGYTLIEPTSGNTGIGLALVGAVKGYRTIITLPEKMSNEKVAVLKALGAEIIRTPTEAAWDSPESHIGVARRLEKEIPNAVILDQYGNVNNPDAHFYTTGAEIWDQTNGKVTHVVAGAGTGGTITGIAKFLKSKNPNIQIIGADPHGSILALPESLNTSNEQYKVEGIGYDFIPEVLDREIVDTWYKTDDKDSFKLARQLISEEGILVGGSSGSALSAAVKIINDAKLDESAVVVVVCPDSIRSYLTKFADDDWMKLNGFTEDEPAPLKRKSSFSKDTLSSYTIKDLALKPVVSVTIDDSIESTINILQTKGFDQLPVLKNDKLAGIVTLSQLLRLLSNKKIHLTSKVESAYFDFSKLENFEKSYNINKESTNKRREYQKITTSTTLAKLNKFFETSSAAIVENDKGQPIHIVSKVDLLSFLASKGEFN comes from the coding sequence ATGTCAGACAACAACCAACCTTTGCCACCGGTTTCCAACTCCATTCTGGAGCACATTGGAAAGACTCCACTTGTTAAACTTAACAGAATACCCAAAATTCTTAATTTGAAACCACAGGTTTATGCTAAAGTTGAACTGTTCAACTCAGGTGGTTCCATCAAGGACCGTATTGCTCTGAGAATGGTTGAGCAAGCTGAGAAAGAGGGTAGAATCAAGCCAGGGTACACGCTAATTGAGCCAACGTCAGGTAACACTGGTATTGGTCTGGCATTAGTAGGTGCAGTCAAGGGCTACAGAACTATTATCACTCTTCCAGAGAAAATGTCTAATGAAAAAGTTGCTGTGCTGAAAGCTCTCGGGGCTGAAATTATAAGAACTCCAACCGAGGCTGCTTGGGATTCCCCAGAGTCTCACATTGGTGTTGCAAGAAGgttggagaaagaaattCCAAATGCTGTAATCTTAGACCAGTATGGTAATGTTAACAATCCAGATGCCCATTTCTACACCACTGGTGCGGAAATCTGGGATCAGACTAATGGTAAAGTTACCCACGTTGTTGCTGGTGCAGGAACTGGAGGTACGATTACAGGTATTGccaaatttttgaagtctAAAAACCCTAATATTCAAATTATCGGTGCTGATCCTCATGGTTCCATTCTAGCTCTTCCTGAATCATTGAACACTAGTAATGAGCAATACAAAGTTGAAGGTATTGGGTATGACTTTATCCCAGAAGTTTTGGATAGAGAAATTGTGGACACTTGGTACAAAACAGATGATAAGGATTCCTTCAAGCTGGCCAGGCAATTGATTTCTGAAGAAGGAATTCTAGTTGGAGGATCTTCCGGCTCTGCGCTTTCTGCTGCTGTTAAAATAATCAATGATGCCAAGCTTGATGAAAGTGCTGTAGTTGTTGTCGTTTGTCCAGACAGTATCAGATCTTATCTAACCAAGTTCGCTGATGATGACTGGATGAAACTCAATGGATTCACTGAAGACGAGCCTGCACCTCTCAAAAGGAAGtccagcttttcaaaggaCACTCTGTCGTCCTATAcgatcaaagatttggcGCTCAAACCTGTGGTCTCTGTCACCATTGACGATTCAATTGAATCCACAATTAATATCCTTCAAACCAAGGGTTTTGATCAGTTACCAGTGTTGAAGAACGATAAGCTTGCTGGTATTGTCACTCTGTCTCAATTGTTACGATTACTTTCTAATAAGAAGATTCATCTTACTTCCAAGGTAGAATCTGCCTActttgatttttccaagcttgaaaactttgaaaaatcttaCAACATTAACAAGGAGTCAACAAACAAGAGAAGAGAATACCAGAAGATCACTACTAGCACCACGCTGGCCAAATTGAACAAGTTTTTTGAGACCAGTTCAGCTGCTATAGTAGAAAATGATAAGGGTCAACCGATCCACATCGTTTCCAAGGTTGATCTGCTTTCTTTCTTAGCCTCCAAAGGAGAGTTTAATTAA
- a CDS encoding General transcription elongation factor TFIIS, producing the protein MDAKEIVTVMKDLEKAESDSQIIRLLTLLQTDVVPTEKVLRETKVGVTVNRLRSHANPEVGTLVKKIIKTWKDGVSQEKKKKAVSSAGSPAKSTTSTTTNERFVSKGPRTPKNDGVKVEIYENKTRNGSISAIYTALAMDSDEQPSKIFELVKDIEKQCFKAVNFTVDDTYRNKLRSLIMNLKNKNNPTLRRSILDHEIIPSKLVTMSAQELAPDSLKKEMEEIYKKNLFDAQGATENNSVTDRFECGKCKQRKVSYFQKQTRSADEPLTTFCKCENCGNRWKFS; encoded by the coding sequence ATGGACGCAAAAGAGATCGTCACTGTGATGAAAGACCTTGAAAAGGCCGAAAGTGATTCCCAGATAATAAGGCTTTTAACACTTTTGCAGACGGATGTTGTTCCCACGGAGAAAGTTTTGAGGGAGACCAAAGTTGGTGTCACAGTGAATAGGCTCAGGTCTCACGCAAATCCTGAGGTTGGAACCTTAGTTAAGAAGATTATAAAGACCTGGAAGGATGGCGTAtctcaagaaaagaaaaagaaagcagtTAGTTCAGCGGGTAGTCCTGCTAAGAGTACGACCAGTACAACGACGAATGAGAGGTTTGTCAGTAAAGGACCAAGAACTCCAAAGAATGACGGGGTCAAAGTTGAGATCTACGAGAACAAGACTCGTAACGGATCTATTAGCGCCATATACACAGCATTGGCTATGGATTCTGATGAACAGCCTAGCAAGATCTTTGAGTTAGTCAAGGATATTGAGAAACAGTGTTTCAAAGCTGTCAATTTTACCGTTGATGATACCTATAGAAACAAATTACGGTCATTAAtaatgaatttgaagaataagaaCAATCCAACTCTTCGAAGGTCTATTCTAGATCACGAAATAATCCCATCCAAACTAGTGACCATGTCTGCCCAAGAGTTAGCTCCCGATTCTCtcaaaaaggaaatggAGGAAATATACAAGAAGAACTTATTTGACGCTCAAGGCGCCACGGAGAATAACTCTGTTACAGATAGATTTGAGTGTGGTAAGTGTAAGCAAAGGAAGGTCAGTTACTTCCAGAAACAGACAAGGTCGGCTGATGAACCGTTGACCACCTTTTGTAAATGTGAGAACTGTGGTAATAGGTGGAAGTTTAGTTGA